A single Ochrobactrum sp. BTU1 DNA region contains:
- a CDS encoding sugar phosphate isomerase/epimerase translates to MALTLSLNTNPLVNRFAEPDDLIETVARDLRLRDLQLTHEFINPSWQASTIRRLTRDMDKALERTGVRVTSGMTGPYGRLNHFGHPDAEVRRYYIDWFKTFADIIGDLGGKSVGTQFAIFTYKDFDNPERREELIKIAIDCWAQVAEHARGAGLEYVFWEPMSIGREFGDTIAESIKLQDRLTAANMAVPMWMMADIDHGDVTSANPGDFDPYAWARAVPKVSPIIHIKQSLMDKGGHRPFTAAFNAKGRIQPEPLLKAFAEGGAVDNEICLELSFKEREPNDREVIPQIAESVAFWAPHIDTGASDLRI, encoded by the coding sequence ATGGCCCTTACGCTTTCGCTGAACACCAATCCGCTTGTTAACCGCTTTGCAGAGCCGGATGATCTGATCGAAACCGTTGCGCGCGACCTGCGGCTACGCGATCTGCAGCTCACGCACGAGTTCATCAATCCGAGCTGGCAGGCTTCTACCATTCGTCGCCTAACGCGCGACATGGATAAGGCTTTAGAGCGCACCGGTGTTCGCGTAACGTCCGGCATGACTGGCCCCTATGGCCGCCTCAACCACTTTGGTCATCCGGATGCCGAAGTTCGTCGCTATTACATCGACTGGTTCAAGACATTTGCCGATATTATTGGCGATCTCGGCGGCAAGTCGGTCGGCACACAGTTTGCGATTTTCACCTACAAGGATTTTGACAATCCTGAACGCCGCGAAGAGCTGATCAAGATTGCGATCGACTGCTGGGCGCAAGTTGCCGAACATGCCCGAGGTGCCGGTCTCGAATATGTCTTCTGGGAACCAATGAGCATCGGTCGTGAATTTGGAGACACAATCGCTGAAAGCATCAAGCTTCAGGATCGGCTGACGGCCGCCAATATGGCAGTTCCAATGTGGATGATGGCCGACATCGATCACGGCGATGTCACATCCGCCAACCCGGGCGATTTTGACCCCTATGCATGGGCGCGCGCCGTGCCCAAGGTCTCACCGATCATTCACATCAAGCAGAGCCTTATGGATAAGGGCGGTCATCGTCCTTTCACGGCTGCTTTCAATGCCAAGGGCCGCATTCAGCCTGAACCGTTGCTGAAGGCTTTTGCCGAAGGCGGTGCAGTGGATAACGAAATCTGCCTCGAACTCTCGTTCAAGGAACGCGAGCCAAACGACCGTGAAGTTATCCCGCAGATTGCAGAAAGTGTGGCCTTCTGGGCACCCCACATTGACACAGGCGCGAGTGACTTGAGAATATAA
- a CDS encoding D-ribose ABC transporter substrate-binding protein has product MFKKGMRVLFAAAAALPLIASTAWAEGLISIVVNDPSNPYWYTEGEIAKKTAEGLGYSAVVGGHKGDTNTESNLIDTAITNKSVAIILDPANADGSVGAVKRAVAAGIPVFLVNAEINQEGLAKAQLVSNNAQGAALGATQWVESVGEEGKYVELFGSPSDNNAATRSNGYETVLSQYPDLVKAGQDVANWNRTQGHDKMQALLQANPDIIGVISGNDEMALGAIAALKKAGKLDKVKVGGFDGSPDAVAAIKAGELQYTVLQPVAIFSEAAVKQADTFIKTGKTGVDQEKQLFDCFLITKDNVDKYTAPFVLEQ; this is encoded by the coding sequence ATGTTTAAGAAGGGTATGCGCGTTCTGTTTGCTGCCGCTGCAGCATTGCCGCTTATCGCCAGCACCGCATGGGCTGAAGGTCTGATCTCGATCGTGGTCAACGATCCTTCGAACCCATATTGGTACACCGAAGGTGAAATCGCCAAGAAGACCGCTGAAGGCCTCGGCTATTCAGCTGTTGTTGGCGGCCACAAGGGCGACACCAATACCGAAAGCAACCTGATCGATACCGCGATCACCAACAAGTCGGTCGCGATCATTCTCGACCCGGCAAATGCTGATGGTTCGGTCGGTGCAGTCAAGCGCGCTGTCGCAGCTGGCATTCCAGTGTTTCTTGTAAACGCTGAAATCAACCAGGAAGGCCTCGCGAAGGCACAGCTCGTTTCCAACAACGCCCAGGGCGCAGCACTCGGTGCAACACAGTGGGTTGAAAGCGTGGGTGAAGAAGGCAAGTATGTTGAGCTGTTCGGTTCGCCGTCGGACAATAATGCTGCCACCCGTTCGAACGGCTATGAAACTGTTCTTTCGCAGTATCCAGACCTCGTAAAGGCTGGTCAGGACGTTGCTAACTGGAACCGTACCCAGGGCCACGACAAGATGCAGGCTCTTCTTCAGGCAAACCCAGACATCATCGGCGTTATTTCAGGTAACGACGAAATGGCTCTCGGTGCGATTGCTGCTCTGAAGAAGGCTGGCAAGCTCGATAAGGTCAAGGTTGGTGGTTTTGACGGATCGCCAGACGCAGTTGCTGCGATCAAGGCTGGTGAACTGCAGTACACTGTTCTACAGCCTGTTGCTATCTTCTCTGAAGCTGCCGTCAAGCAGGCCGACACCTTCATCAAGACTGGTAAGACCGGCGTTGACCAGGAAAAGCAGCTTTTCGATTGCTTCCTGATCACCAAGGACAATGTCGACAAGTACACTGCTCCGTTCGTTCTGGAACAGTAA
- a CDS encoding carbohydrate kinase: MRGQGDIIIGIDAGTSVVKAVAFDLNGRQLDSAAVRNKYETGEHGAVTQSLSQTWEDCASALRGLAEKIPNLSQRTAAVSVTGQGDGTWLVGRDNKPVGDAWIWLDARAANTVTRLAAGPMNRARFEATGTGLNTCQQGTQMAHMDSFVPELLDNAEVALHCKDWLYLNLTGIRATDPSEASFTFGNFRNRQYDDVVIEALGLKKRRSLLPEIVDGTQNQNPLTPEAAAATGLLAGTPVSLGYVDMVMTALGAGVYCGAADAGCSTIGSTGVHMRAKQVSDIHLNAEGTGYVIALPIPGIVTQVQTNMGATINIDWILQIAADLMSTEEKKVSLSDLIPRLDEWFNASRPGALLYHPYISEAGERGPFVNAFARAGFIGLSSRDRFPELVRSVVEGLGMATRDCYAAMGDMPAELRLTGGAARSRALRSTLSAAVNAPVRVSSREEAGAAGAAMMAAVAIGAYNSMDDCIAEWVTPLLGATEAPDEVHAKRYDELFTAYKDARLALEPIWDKLAADR; encoded by the coding sequence ATGCGTGGTCAAGGTGATATAATCATCGGCATCGACGCGGGCACATCCGTCGTCAAGGCTGTGGCATTCGACCTTAACGGTCGACAACTCGATTCGGCAGCTGTCCGAAACAAATATGAAACCGGCGAACATGGCGCAGTTACACAGTCGCTTTCCCAAACGTGGGAAGACTGCGCCAGCGCATTGCGTGGCCTTGCCGAGAAAATTCCAAACTTAAGCCAGCGCACCGCGGCTGTTTCTGTCACCGGCCAGGGTGATGGTACATGGCTGGTCGGGCGAGACAACAAGCCTGTTGGTGATGCCTGGATCTGGCTCGACGCCCGCGCGGCCAATACAGTCACTAGACTTGCAGCAGGGCCGATGAACCGCGCGCGCTTTGAAGCGACCGGCACAGGCCTCAATACCTGCCAGCAAGGTACCCAGATGGCGCATATGGACAGTTTTGTGCCGGAACTGCTCGACAATGCGGAAGTCGCCCTTCATTGCAAGGATTGGCTTTACCTCAACCTTACAGGTATCCGCGCCACAGACCCCTCAGAAGCCAGTTTCACCTTCGGTAATTTCCGCAATCGTCAATATGACGATGTGGTTATTGAAGCTCTCGGCCTTAAAAAGCGCCGCAGTTTACTGCCCGAAATCGTGGACGGCACTCAGAACCAGAATCCGCTAACCCCCGAAGCAGCCGCGGCGACAGGTCTTTTGGCCGGAACGCCAGTTAGCCTCGGTTATGTCGACATGGTGATGACCGCACTTGGAGCGGGCGTCTATTGTGGTGCAGCCGATGCGGGCTGTTCGACGATCGGATCGACCGGCGTGCATATGCGCGCAAAACAAGTTTCCGACATTCATCTGAATGCGGAAGGTACGGGTTACGTCATTGCTCTGCCGATTCCGGGCATCGTCACGCAGGTTCAGACCAACATGGGTGCAACGATCAACATCGACTGGATTCTGCAGATTGCTGCCGACCTCATGTCGACGGAAGAGAAAAAAGTCTCGCTGAGCGATCTGATCCCTCGCCTGGATGAGTGGTTTAACGCAAGCCGGCCCGGCGCGCTGCTTTACCATCCTTATATTTCGGAAGCCGGAGAACGCGGGCCTTTTGTCAACGCTTTTGCCCGCGCGGGGTTTATCGGTCTTTCAAGCCGCGATCGTTTCCCAGAATTGGTTCGTTCCGTGGTCGAAGGTCTCGGTATGGCGACACGGGATTGCTATGCGGCCATGGGTGATATGCCCGCCGAATTGCGCCTGACAGGCGGTGCTGCACGCTCTCGCGCACTGCGCAGCACCTTGTCTGCAGCGGTCAACGCACCTGTACGCGTTTCATCTCGTGAAGAAGCAGGAGCAGCAGGGGCAGCCATGATGGCTGCGGTTGCGATCGGCGCTTATAACTCCATGGATGACTGTATAGCTGAATGGGTGACCCCACTGCTTGGCGCCACCGAAGCGCCTGATGAAGTGCACGCAAAACGCTATGACGAACTCTTCACGGCCTACAAGGACGCTAGACTGGCGTTAGAGCCTATCTGGGACAAGCTTGCAGCTGATAGATAA
- a CDS encoding glycerol-3-phosphate dehydrogenase: MAEPEIYDLFVIGGGINGAGVARDAAGRGLKVVLAEKDDLAEGTSSRSGKLVHGGLRYLEYYEFRLVREALIEREVLLNAAPHIIWPMRFVLPHSPQDRPAWLVRLGLFLYDHLGGRKKLPGTRTLDLKRDPEGTPILDQYTKGFEYSDCWVDDARLVVLNAVGAAEKGATILTRTPVTSARREKGGWVVETKNRDTGEVRSFRARCIVNCAGPWVTDVITNVAGSNSSRNVRLVKGSHIIVPKFWSGANAYLVQNHDKRVIFINPYEGDKALIGTTDIAYEGRAEDVSADEKEIDYLLTAVNRYFKEKLRREDVLHSFSGVRPLFDDGKGNPSAVTRDYVFDLDETNDAPLLNVFGGKITTFRELAERGMHRLKHIFPNMGGDWTHGAPLPGGEIPNADYETFANSLRDSYLWMPRKLVHHYGRLYGARTKDVVAGASDLNGLGQHFGGDLYEAEVRYLISKEWAKTANDILYRRTKHYLHLTEAERTAFIAWFENAKLAA; the protein is encoded by the coding sequence ATGGCTGAACCGGAAATCTACGATCTGTTTGTGATTGGTGGCGGGATCAACGGCGCGGGCGTGGCTCGTGATGCAGCCGGGCGCGGCCTCAAGGTTGTGCTCGCGGAAAAAGACGACCTCGCCGAAGGCACTTCGTCCCGCTCAGGTAAGCTGGTGCATGGTGGCCTGCGTTATCTCGAATATTACGAATTCCGCCTTGTACGCGAAGCGTTGATCGAGCGCGAAGTTCTGCTTAACGCGGCACCGCATATTATCTGGCCGATGCGCTTTGTTCTGCCACACAGCCCGCAGGATCGTCCGGCTTGGCTCGTCCGCCTTGGGCTGTTTCTTTACGACCATCTTGGCGGCCGCAAGAAACTGCCCGGAACCCGCACACTTGATCTGAAGCGCGACCCGGAAGGCACTCCTATTCTCGATCAATATACCAAGGGCTTCGAGTATTCCGACTGCTGGGTTGATGACGCCCGCCTCGTCGTTCTAAATGCTGTAGGCGCCGCTGAAAAAGGCGCGACCATTCTGACCCGTACGCCAGTTACTTCCGCACGTCGCGAAAAAGGTGGATGGGTCGTTGAAACCAAAAACCGCGATACTGGCGAAGTGCGCAGCTTCCGCGCGCGCTGTATCGTCAATTGCGCAGGTCCGTGGGTTACAGACGTTATCACCAATGTCGCTGGCTCAAATTCTTCGCGCAATGTACGTCTAGTCAAGGGTAGCCACATCATCGTGCCAAAGTTCTGGTCGGGTGCAAATGCCTATCTGGTTCAGAACCACGACAAGCGCGTGATCTTCATCAATCCATATGAAGGCGACAAGGCGCTCATCGGCACCACCGATATCGCTTATGAAGGCCGTGCCGAAGACGTCAGCGCAGACGAAAAAGAAATCGATTACCTGCTCACCGCAGTAAACCGCTATTTCAAGGAAAAGCTGCGCCGCGAAGACGTGCTTCACAGCTTCTCCGGCGTGCGTCCGCTGTTTGATGACGGCAAGGGCAATCCATCAGCCGTCACTCGCGATTATGTATTCGATCTGGATGAGACCAACGACGCGCCACTGCTGAATGTGTTTGGCGGCAAGATCACCACATTCCGCGAGCTCGCAGAGCGCGGTATGCATCGCTTGAAACATATCTTCCCGAATATGGGCGGAGACTGGACTCATGGTGCACCGCTTCCAGGCGGCGAAATCCCGAATGCGGATTACGAAACCTTCGCAAATAGCCTCCGCGACAGTTATCTATGGATGCCGCGCAAGCTCGTCCATCACTACGGACGTCTCTATGGTGCCCGCACCAAGGACGTCGTTGCAGGTGCATCCGATCTTAACGGTCTTGGACAGCATTTCGGCGGTGACCTCTATGAGGCTGAAGTTCGCTATCTCATTTCGAAAGAATGGGCGAAGACGGCGAACGATATTCTATACCGCCGCACCAAGCACTATCTGCACCTGACCGAAGCCGAACGCACTGCTTTCATTGCATGGTTCGAGAACGCCAAACTTGCTGCATAA
- a CDS encoding triose-phosphate isomerase produces the protein MSKFWVGTSWKMNKTLAEARVFANALKDADAGRSAGIQRFVIPPFTYVREVKEILSETSVKVGAQNMHWADHGAWTGEISPLMLKDCNLDIVELGHSERRANFGETNETVGLKVEAAVRHGLIPLICIGETLEDRESGRAAEVLAEEVRGALSKLSDEQKKAEILFAYEPVWAIGENGIPASADYADARQAEIIAVAEGILGRRVPCLYGGSVNPGNCEELIACPHIDGLFIGRSAWNVEGYLDILAKCAKTIKAN, from the coding sequence ATGTCCAAATTCTGGGTAGGTACGAGCTGGAAAATGAACAAGACGCTTGCGGAAGCACGCGTTTTCGCAAACGCACTGAAGGACGCCGATGCTGGCCGTTCGGCAGGCATTCAGCGCTTCGTCATTCCACCGTTTACTTATGTTCGTGAAGTGAAGGAAATTCTGTCGGAAACCTCCGTCAAGGTTGGCGCGCAGAACATGCACTGGGCCGATCACGGTGCATGGACCGGCGAAATTTCGCCGCTGATGCTGAAAGATTGCAACCTCGACATCGTAGAACTCGGCCATTCCGAACGCCGCGCAAACTTTGGCGAAACCAACGAAACCGTTGGCCTCAAGGTTGAAGCAGCGGTTCGTCACGGCCTGATCCCGCTTATCTGCATTGGCGAAACGCTCGAAGACCGCGAGAGCGGACGCGCTGCGGAAGTGCTTGCTGAAGAAGTGCGTGGCGCACTTTCCAAGCTTTCGGACGAACAGAAAAAGGCCGAAATCCTGTTTGCCTATGAGCCTGTCTGGGCGATTGGTGAAAATGGCATTCCAGCCTCGGCAGATTACGCCGATGCCCGCCAGGCCGAAATTATTGCTGTTGCCGAAGGCATCCTTGGCCGTCGCGTGCCTTGCCTCTATGGCGGCTCCGTCAATCCCGGCAACTGCGAAGAACTCATTGCCTGCCCGCATATCGATGGCCTGTTCATTGGCCGTTCGGCATGGAACGTGGAAGGCTATCTCGATATTCTGGCGAAATGCGCCAAAACCATCAAAGCCAATTAA
- a CDS encoding sugar ABC transporter ATP-binding protein gives MTVQAKVEGKHGEVVLSAHDVAKAYGRINALKGVNFEIRRGQVTTLFGENGAGKSTLMKVLSGVIQPTSGTIILDGEPVVFNSSTEARDRGISIIHQELSLAPNMNVRDNIFMGREIRSATGVNFAEEERLTRELLAELEEDIDPLTPVEELRLGQQQVVEIARALSVNSRILIMDEPTSALSASEVEVLFKVIRDLTARGVAIVYISHHLEEALQITDHAVVLRDGTMTAYAPRADIDLEWIVRNMVGENFDLGSPPAGYEWGDVALSVEGLTVQDKSGDFALVDNMSLNVRAGEIVCIYGLMGAGRTELLETVAGRLKANSGSILLEGRDVAGLTIAQRIDQGLVLVPEDRQRDGLVQTMTVGRNLSLASIGEMTKGLFTSTKREKNIVDQSIKNVHIKTDGGEAAIGSLSGGNQQKVVIGKMLATEPKVILLDEPSRGIDIGAKAEVFKLLAEKAKDGLAVVYTTSEVGECLSIAHRIIVMHRGRISAEFGSDVSKEKIMAASGESMVGH, from the coding sequence ATGACCGTTCAAGCCAAAGTTGAAGGCAAGCACGGCGAGGTCGTTCTTTCCGCACATGATGTCGCTAAGGCCTATGGACGTATCAATGCGCTCAAAGGCGTGAACTTTGAAATCCGTCGCGGTCAGGTCACAACGCTTTTTGGCGAAAATGGTGCTGGCAAGTCGACGCTGATGAAGGTCCTGTCGGGTGTCATTCAGCCAACTTCGGGCACGATCATCCTTGATGGCGAACCGGTCGTGTTCAATTCTTCAACCGAAGCACGCGACCGTGGCATTTCGATTATCCATCAGGAGCTGAGTCTCGCGCCCAATATGAATGTGCGCGACAATATCTTCATGGGACGCGAAATTCGCAGTGCAACGGGTGTCAATTTTGCAGAAGAAGAACGCCTGACCCGCGAACTTCTTGCAGAACTTGAAGAAGACATCGATCCGCTAACCCCTGTTGAAGAGCTTCGTCTTGGCCAGCAGCAGGTTGTCGAGATCGCGCGTGCGCTTTCGGTCAATTCGCGCATTCTGATCATGGATGAACCGACGTCAGCGCTTAGTGCTTCGGAAGTTGAGGTGCTGTTCAAGGTCATTCGCGACCTGACAGCGCGTGGCGTGGCGATTGTCTATATCTCTCACCATCTGGAGGAAGCACTGCAGATCACCGATCATGCCGTGGTTTTGCGTGATGGTACCATGACCGCATATGCACCGCGTGCCGATATTGATCTAGAATGGATCGTTCGCAACATGGTGGGCGAAAACTTCGATCTTGGTTCGCCTCCGGCCGGTTACGAATGGGGCGATGTCGCACTTTCCGTGGAAGGTCTGACGGTTCAGGACAAGTCCGGTGACTTCGCACTTGTCGACAATATGTCATTGAATGTTCGTGCCGGTGAGATCGTTTGTATTTACGGCCTGATGGGTGCGGGACGTACCGAACTTCTTGAAACGGTAGCAGGCCGCCTCAAGGCGAATTCGGGCAGCATTCTGCTTGAAGGCAGGGATGTCGCAGGCCTCACAATTGCCCAACGCATTGATCAGGGTCTTGTTCTTGTGCCGGAAGACCGTCAGCGTGATGGTCTAGTGCAGACGATGACAGTTGGCCGCAATCTTTCGCTCGCAAGCATTGGCGAAATGACGAAAGGCCTTTTCACCTCGACAAAGCGTGAAAAGAACATCGTAGATCAGTCGATCAAGAATGTTCACATCAAGACGGATGGTGGCGAAGCCGCAATCGGTTCGCTGTCTGGTGGCAATCAGCAGAAGGTCGTTATTGGCAAGATGCTGGCGACAGAGCCAAAGGTTATCCTTCTGGATGAGCCAAGCCGCGGTATCGATATTGGTGCCAAGGCGGAAGTCTTCAAGCTGCTGGCCGAAAAGGCAAAGGACGGGCTTGCAGTCGTCTATACGACATCTGAAGTTGGCGAATGCCTCAGCATCGCTCATCGTATCATCGTTATGCACCGTGGACGCATCTCGGCCGAATTCGGCTCCGATGTCTCCAAGGAAAAGATCATGGCCGCCTCGGGCGAGTCCATGGTCGGTCACTAA
- a CDS encoding ABC transporter permease, translating into MSVTSTNEKKAASTGTKRKTSIVHLLLEGRAFFALIAIIAAFSFLSPYYFTVNNFLIMSSHVAIFGLLAIGMLLVILNGGIDLSVGSTLGLAGVVAGFLMQGVNIPELGVILYFPVWAVVIITCALGAFVGAVNGVLIAYLRVPAFVATLGVLYCARGVALLMTNGLTYNNLGGRPELGNTGFDWLGFNTLFGVPIGVLVLAVLAIIVAIVLNRTAFGRWLYASGGNERAAELSGVPVKRVQISVYVISGICAAIAGLVLSSQLTSAGPTAGTTYELTAIAAVVIGGAALTGGRGTILGTLLGAFVIGFLSDGLVIIGVSSYWQTVFTGAVIVLAVLLNSIQYSRR; encoded by the coding sequence ATGTCAGTCACGAGCACCAACGAAAAAAAGGCGGCGTCCACCGGGACAAAGCGCAAAACCAGCATCGTGCATTTGCTGCTCGAAGGCCGTGCGTTCTTTGCGTTGATTGCGATCATCGCAGCCTTTTCGTTCCTTTCGCCTTATTACTTTACCGTCAATAACTTCCTCATCATGTCCTCGCATGTGGCCATTTTTGGCTTGCTGGCGATTGGTATGCTGCTGGTCATCCTCAACGGCGGTATTGATCTTTCGGTCGGCTCTACATTGGGTCTTGCGGGCGTTGTAGCGGGCTTCCTCATGCAGGGCGTCAACATTCCGGAACTGGGTGTTATCCTTTATTTCCCGGTTTGGGCGGTTGTCATCATCACCTGTGCTCTGGGCGCCTTTGTTGGGGCGGTGAACGGTGTTCTGATCGCTTATCTGCGCGTTCCGGCCTTCGTGGCGACGCTCGGCGTGCTTTATTGCGCACGCGGTGTAGCATTGCTGATGACCAATGGTCTGACTTACAACAATCTTGGCGGTCGTCCTGAGCTTGGCAATACGGGGTTTGACTGGCTCGGTTTCAACACGCTTTTTGGCGTGCCGATTGGCGTTCTGGTACTTGCTGTTCTCGCCATCATCGTTGCAATCGTACTCAACCGCACCGCATTTGGCCGCTGGCTCTATGCTTCGGGCGGTAATGAACGTGCAGCTGAATTGTCGGGCGTCCCAGTGAAGCGCGTGCAGATCTCTGTCTATGTGATTTCGGGCATCTGTGCTGCAATCGCTGGTCTGGTTCTGTCATCGCAGCTGACGTCCGCGGGTCCGACCGCAGGCACCACTTACGAGCTGACGGCAATCGCTGCTGTCGTGATCGGCGGCGCAGCGCTTACGGGGGGACGTGGTACAATTCTCGGCACGCTTCTCGGCGCCTTTGTTATCGGTTTCCTTTCCGATGGCCTCGTTATCATCGGCGTATCGTCCTATTGGCAGACCGTCTTTACGGGTGCAGTGATCGTGCTCGCAGTTCTGCTCAACAGCATTCAATATTCCCGACGTTGA
- a CDS encoding sugar-binding transcriptional regulator, with protein MADSDDSLALRAAWLHFIAGMTQSSVAKRLGLPSVKAHRLIAKAVADGAVKVTIDGDITECIDLENRLAEQYNLEYCEVAPDLGEDDLPLLSLGTAGAEFLRREIEHGDHEVIGLGHGRTLSAAVNHMPRVAAKDLQFVSLLGGLTRNFAANPHDVMHRIAEKTGRPAYVMPVPFFANTAEDREVLLAQKGVTSVFEMGCQAELKIVGIGTVDAHAQLVTSGVIDLSEMEEIAERGAVGEMLGHFFDINGTRLETGLTARTIAASVENADMSRIIGLAGGITKAGAIRSVLRSGRLYGLITDERTAKVLLQ; from the coding sequence ATGGCAGATTCAGACGATTCCTTGGCCCTTCGTGCAGCCTGGCTCCATTTTATTGCTGGGATGACCCAGTCATCTGTTGCAAAACGCTTGGGTTTGCCTTCCGTGAAGGCCCACCGGCTGATCGCCAAGGCCGTTGCCGACGGAGCGGTTAAGGTAACAATCGACGGCGATATCACCGAATGCATCGACCTCGAAAACCGCCTCGCAGAGCAATATAATCTTGAATACTGCGAAGTCGCTCCTGATCTTGGGGAAGATGATTTGCCTCTTTTGTCGCTCGGAACCGCCGGTGCTGAATTTCTGCGTCGCGAGATCGAGCATGGCGATCATGAGGTTATTGGCCTCGGCCATGGCCGCACGCTTTCAGCAGCGGTCAATCACATGCCGCGCGTGGCGGCCAAGGATCTGCAATTTGTGTCGCTGCTTGGTGGTCTGACGCGAAATTTTGCGGCCAATCCACATGACGTCATGCATCGCATCGCCGAGAAGACCGGCAGACCTGCTTATGTGATGCCGGTGCCTTTCTTTGCAAATACGGCAGAAGATCGCGAAGTCCTACTGGCCCAGAAGGGTGTTACCAGCGTCTTTGAAATGGGCTGTCAGGCCGAACTTAAGATTGTCGGCATCGGTACTGTCGACGCCCATGCGCAGCTCGTCACATCCGGCGTGATCGATCTGTCGGAGATGGAAGAGATCGCAGAGCGTGGCGCTGTCGGCGAAATGCTTGGACATTTCTTCGACATCAACGGAACGCGGCTTGAAACAGGGTTGACGGCACGCACCATTGCCGCTTCGGTCGAAAATGCCGATATGAGCCGTATTATCGGGCTTGCTGGCGGGATCACCAAGGCAGGCGCTATCCGGTCGGTGCTGAGGAGCGGTCGCCTTTATGGCCTGATTACCGACGAGCGCACGGCCAAAGTACTTCTGCAATAG
- a CDS encoding DUF2291 domain-containing protein, with amino-acid sequence MSTQANQVSQKPAKLNRAVLWSVVAAVVVVGAIGFDTKVVKIGSDADVRQQVFSPDAYGASEFPKVKASVEERAADAVEVGTALAADKDAAGKKYGVGSVNPVIPVKFTGTVEERKSNYNVIKVDGFPEGMAIRVQTGPAVNGTDLRDATGTIEFGQFKNQIEFQNAGSALNNEMKKQVLESIDVDNLVGKTVSVTGVFKLVNPKNWLVTPVGFEVK; translated from the coding sequence ATGAGTACACAAGCTAATCAAGTTTCACAGAAGCCCGCCAAGCTGAACCGCGCAGTCCTCTGGAGTGTGGTCGCTGCGGTCGTGGTTGTCGGTGCGATTGGATTTGACACGAAAGTCGTGAAGATCGGCTCGGACGCTGATGTGCGTCAGCAGGTTTTCTCACCTGATGCCTATGGCGCATCTGAGTTTCCAAAGGTCAAGGCAAGCGTTGAAGAACGTGCCGCGGATGCTGTTGAAGTTGGCACCGCACTTGCTGCCGATAAGGATGCAGCCGGTAAGAAATATGGCGTCGGCAGCGTGAACCCGGTTATCCCGGTCAAGTTCACTGGCACTGTCGAAGAACGTAAGTCGAACTATAATGTCATCAAGGTCGATGGTTTCCCTGAAGGCATGGCAATTCGCGTTCAGACGGGTCCTGCCGTAAATGGCACCGATCTGCGTGATGCAACCGGTACAATCGAATTTGGTCAGTTCAAGAACCAGATTGAGTTCCAGAACGCCGGTTCCGCTCTCAACAACGAGATGAAGAAGCAGGTTCTCGAAAGTATCGATGTCGATAATCTCGTCGGCAAGACAGTTTCAGTCACGGGCGTTTTCAAGCTGGTCAACCCGAAAAATTGGTTGGTTACGCCAGTGGGGTTTGAAGTAAAATGA
- a CDS encoding DeoR/GlpR family DNA-binding transcription regulator has translation MKRDERRQAIINLLVENHAVDLDDLSERFAVSKMTIHRDLDSLEESGVLRKVRGGATMDAGSQFESDFRFRVQQDNEAKIEMGRAALDLIEPGMTVMINDGSTAAVLGSMLIEKRPLTVITNNAVIIENLKGEGGINLIALGGVFSAKFNAFFGLLTEEALSKLSADIAFISAPAVNGRLVYHMDENVVRTKRAMTASATRTCLLVNHQRFRRTALHVMADLGDFDAIITDKSPGDALVAELEPAGIKLTIAE, from the coding sequence GTGAAACGCGATGAAAGAAGACAGGCGATCATCAATCTGCTGGTTGAAAATCATGCAGTCGATCTCGATGATCTTTCCGAGCGCTTTGCTGTCTCCAAAATGACCATCCATCGCGATCTGGATTCGCTTGAAGAATCGGGCGTGCTGCGCAAAGTACGCGGCGGAGCGACCATGGATGCTGGCTCTCAGTTTGAAAGCGATTTCCGTTTTCGCGTCCAGCAGGATAATGAAGCCAAGATCGAGATGGGCCGCGCGGCCCTTGACCTGATCGAACCCGGCATGACCGTGATGATTAATGACGGTTCCACCGCTGCGGTTCTCGGAAGCATGTTGATTGAGAAGCGCCCGCTGACGGTGATTACCAACAATGCGGTCATCATCGAAAATCTCAAGGGCGAAGGCGGCATCAACCTGATCGCGCTCGGCGGCGTATTTTCGGCAAAGTTCAATGCGTTCTTTGGCCTGCTGACCGAGGAAGCCCTGTCAAAACTCAGCGCAGATATTGCCTTCATTTCCGCGCCTGCGGTCAATGGGCGTCTCGTCTATCATATGGATGAAAACGTCGTCCGCACCAAGCGCGCCATGACAGCGTCGGCAACTCGCACATGCCTGCTGGTCAATCATCAGCGTTTCCGCCGCACGGCCCTGCATGTAATGGCTGATCTTGGCGATTTCGATGCGATCATCACGGATAAATCGCCGGGCGATGCTCTTGTGGCCGAACTTGAGCCGGCAGGCATCAAACTGACAATTGCAGAATAA